ACATGCAGTGGCTGACACTCTGCTATCGGGGGCAAGCCCCCTCCCACATGTGATTGGGTTCCTGTCTTTGTTGGGTGGTGTGGCTTATACCACCAGCGACAGCAACATGATGAAGATCAACGCCCGACTCGGTCAGAAATGTGGGAGGGGGCTTGCCCCCGATGGCGGTGGGTCAGTCACCAGATGCAGTGGCTGACACTCTGCTATCGGGGGCAAGCCCCCTCCCACATTTGATTGGGTTCCTGTCTTTGTTGGGTGCTGTGGCTTACACCACCAGCGACAGCAACATGATGAAGATCAGTGCCACCACCGACAGGATGGTCTCCATCGCGGTCCAGGTCTTGAACGTCTCGGCCACGGTCATGTTGAAGTACTGCTTGACCAGCCAGAACCCCGCATCGTTGACGTGAGACAGGATCAATGAACCCGCCCCCGTCGCCAGCACCAGCAGCTCGCGGTTAACCCCTGGGATCATGCCCACCACCGGCACCACGATGCCCGCGCCGGTAATGGTCGCCACGGTTGCCGAACCTGTGGCCACGCGAATCACCGCCGCCACCAGCCATGCCAGCAGGATCGGGTTGATCTGTGCATTCACCGCCATATGGCCGATCACGTCACCCACGCCGCTGGTTACCAGCATCTGCTTGAAGCCGCCACCGGCACCGATGATCAGGATGATCGCGGCGGTGGGCGCAAGGCTGGCGTCGAGCAGTTTGAGGATCTGCTTGGAATGGATGCCCTGGCGATGGCCAAAGGTGTACAGCGACAGCAGCAACGCCAGCAACAGAGCGGTGATCGGGTGGCCGATCATGTCCATCCAGTTGCGCACCACGTTGCCTTCGGCAAACGCGATGTCGGCGAAGGTCTTGAGCAGCATCAGGAACACCGGCAGCAGCACGGTCACCAAGGTGATGCCAAAGCTTGGCAGCGATTTGTTATCAGTCTCGCGGGCCAGTTGATCCACCAGTTCCTGGGACGGATTACCCGGAATGTACTTGGCGATAAAGGTACCGAAGATCGGACCCGCGATGATGGCGGTCGGCAGCGCGACGATCAGGCCATACAGAATGGTCTTGCCGATGTCCGCGCCAAACACGCCGATGGCCAGCAGCGGCCCCGGGTGCGGCGGCACCAGACCGTGCACCGCCGAGAGACCGGCGAGCAGTGGGATGCCGATCTTGATCAGCGACACGCCGGTGCGGCGCGCGACGATGAACACCAGCGGGATCAGCAGCACAAAGCCGATCTCGAAGAACAGCGGGATGCCCACCAGGAACGCGGCGAACATCATGGCCCACTGGACCTTTTCCTTGCCGAAGGCGCGGATCAGCGTCTGGGCGATCTGATCGGCGCCGCCGGATTCGGCCATCATCTTGCCGAGCATGGTACCCAGCGCGAGGATGATGCCGACAAAGCCGAGCACCCCGCCGAAGCCCTCCTGGAACGCCTTGATGATCTTGTCCACGGGCATGCCCGAGGTCAGGCCGAGGAAGCCGGCCGCGATGATCAGTGCGATGAACGGGTGCACCTTGAACTTGGTGATCAGAACGATCAACCCGATGATAGTGACTACTGCGTCTAGCAGCAGGTAGGACTCGTGGGACATGCCAAACATGGGGGGTCTCTCCTGTTTGTTGTTGTTATTAAAGCGGGTGTTGAACTTCCTGCCGGGGATAGCGCTATCTTTCCGGCAAAAAATTAATGAGTTGGTTCAAAGCCGTGCTTGCGCCACCAGGTATCGGTCTGCGCGGCCAGGTCCTCGACGCTGTCTTCGCTGGCGTTGAGGGCCAGGGTCAGCGGCTCGCCCTTGGGCGATTCAAGGGTGGCGAACTGACTGTCAATGAGGCTTGCCGGCATGAAGTGGCCGGGGCGATGGGACACACGGTCGGCGGCCACTTCACGGGTCAGCTCCAGAAACACGAAACCCAGCCCCGGCGCGGCTTCGCGCAGGTGGTCGCGGTATTTCTTTTTCAGCGCGGAGCAGGTCAGCACCGGGTGCTCACCGGCCTTGAGCGAACGGCGCAGTTCATCACAGAGGATGTCGAGCCAGCCGGCGCGGTCGTCGTCGTTGAGGGGGTGGCCGGCGCTCATCTTCTCGATGTTCGCGGCGGGGTGAAAGCTGTCGCCTTCAATGGCGGTGGCACCGGTCAGGCGGCACAGGGCCTCACTGACGCTGGACTTGCCACAGCCGGAAACACCCATGATGACCAGGGCGGTAACAGGTTGACTCATGAAACACCTCAGGACGCAGATAGCGCTACCTTTGCACGCTGTAAGGCTAGTGCAAAAACAGGCTTTTCCCGCGCCGTCTTGTCTTTTTTTATGGAGTGACGCGTGCATCCGCTCCAACGGTTTTGAACAGGATCAGGCAACCCTTCGTTCAACAATTTGCAGCCCTTCGGAGACAGCGCTACCTTAGTGCCTCGATTTTTGTTTGGCAAGCCGCCTGATGACCTCCAAGAACGATAAAAATACCCGCACCACGGGCCGCCCCACCCTGAACGAAGTCGCCCGCCTGGCCGGCGTCAGCCCAATCACCGCCTCCCGCGCCTTGCGCGGTATCAGTACCGTCGCCGCCGAACTGGTGGAAAAAGTGCAGCGCGCCGCCGCCGAACTCAGCTACGTGGTCAACCCCGCCGCCCGCGCGCTGGCTTCGGCCCAGAGCCATTCGGTGGTGGTGCTGGTGCCGTCCTTGTCCAACCTGCTGTTTATCGAAACACTGGAAGCCATCCACCAGGTACTGCGCCCCAAGGGCTTTGAAGTGCTGATCGGCAATTCCCATTATTCGCGCGACGAAGAAGAGAACCTGCTGCGCAACTACATGGCCTACCAACCCCGCGGGTTACTGCTGACCGGGTTCGATCGCACCGAAAGCGCGCGACGGATGGTTGAGGTCAGCAACGTGCCATGCGTGTACATGATGGACCTGGACCCCAATGCCGGCGTGAACTGCGTGGGCTTCTCGCAACTGGCCGCCGGTGAAACGGCAGCCGCGCACCTGCTGTCCCGTGGGCGCAAGCGCCTGGCCTATATCGGCGCGCAGTTGGACCAGCGCACATTGCTGCGGGGTGAGGGCTTCCGCCGCGCCTTGCAACAGGCCGGCCTGTACGACCCGGCGCTGGAGTTGCTGACACCGCGCCCCTCCTCCGTCGGCCTGGGTGGCGAATTATTCTTGCAATTGCTCGCCGCCCATCCGGATGTGGATGCGATTTTCTTCGGCAACGACGACCTGGCCCAGGGCGCACTGCTCGAAGCCATGCGCCACGGCATCAGCGTGCCGGAGCGCGTGGCCGTGCTCGGCTTCAACGACCTGCCCGCCTCCTCGTTCATGGTGCCGCGCCTGAGCAGCATCAGCACACCGCGCGAAGCCATCGGCCGGCGTGCGGCGGAGCACTTGCTGACGATCATGGCCGGCAACAAGATCGCCAAACCGGTGGTGGATATGGGGTTTGAGTTGCAGGTGCGCGAGAGTACTTGAAGGCCTGCGCTCAGTCGCAATGTTGATCGTTCCCACGCTCTGCGTGGGAATGCCTCTTGGGACGCTCCGCGTCCCGCCAATCGCTGAGTGACGCAGAGCGTCACGGGCTACATTCCCACGCAGAGCGTGGGAACGATCCTTGAGCCACGACCAAGCTGCCTGATTCACCGCTATCGGGAGCAAGCCCCCTTCCACATTTTTTGACTCTGCCCACTTGGCCCCTGCTAGATTAACCACTCTCCACTGCCAGGGAAGCACCATGGGACACTCACTGAAAATCTTGGGCCGCGCCTCCTCGATCAACGTACGAAAAGTACTCTGGACCTGCCAGGAACTGGGCATCGACTATGTGCGTGAAGACTGGGGCATCGGCTTCAAGCCCACCCAATCTGCCGAATTTCTTGCCTTGAACCCCAATGCCCAAGTGCCGGTGCTGATCGACGACCATGGCGTGCTGTGGGAGTCCAACACCATCTGCCGCTACCTCGTCGGCCTCTATCAACGCACCGATCTGCTGCCCGTCGAGCCCGCACCACGGGCCCGCGTCGAGCAATGGATCGACTGGCAAGCGGTCGAACTCAACCGGGCCTGGGGTGACGCGTTCACTGCGCTGGTGCGTAACAACCCCGACGGCCTGGACGCGACACAGATTGCCGCCGCCGTGCAGCGCTGGAACAACGTGATGGGCATTCTGGAACAACAGCTGACCAAGACCGGCGCTTACGTAGCGGGCGACGAATTCACCCTCGCCGACATCCTCATCGGCCTCTCGGTACATCGCTGGCAGGTCACACCCATGCAGCGTCCGCCCTACCCGGCCATTGCCGCCTACTATCAGCGGCTCGCCCAGCACGCCGGCTTCAGGGCCTTCGCGCTTGATGGTCACAATTAAACAAAAGGACGACACAGTGAACGGAATCCACGTACTCCTAACCGGCGCCTGCGGCCGCATCGGCAAGACGTTTTTCGAGGCCTCCAAAGGCCGCTATCGCTT
This region of Pseudomonas sp. MUP55 genomic DNA includes:
- a CDS encoding GntP family permease translates to MFGMSHESYLLLDAVVTIIGLIVLITKFKVHPFIALIIAAGFLGLTSGMPVDKIIKAFQEGFGGVLGFVGIILALGTMLGKMMAESGGADQIAQTLIRAFGKEKVQWAMMFAAFLVGIPLFFEIGFVLLIPLVFIVARRTGVSLIKIGIPLLAGLSAVHGLVPPHPGPLLAIGVFGADIGKTILYGLIVALPTAIIAGPIFGTFIAKYIPGNPSQELVDQLARETDNKSLPSFGITLVTVLLPVFLMLLKTFADIAFAEGNVVRNWMDMIGHPITALLLALLLSLYTFGHRQGIHSKQILKLLDASLAPTAAIILIIGAGGGFKQMLVTSGVGDVIGHMAVNAQINPILLAWLVAAVIRVATGSATVATITGAGIVVPVVGMIPGVNRELLVLATGAGSLILSHVNDAGFWLVKQYFNMTVAETFKTWTAMETILSVVALIFIMLLSLVV
- a CDS encoding gluconokinase, which produces MSQPVTALVIMGVSGCGKSSVSEALCRLTGATAIEGDSFHPAANIEKMSAGHPLNDDDRAGWLDILCDELRRSLKAGEHPVLTCSALKKKYRDHLREAAPGLGFVFLELTREVAADRVSHRPGHFMPASLIDSQFATLESPKGEPLTLALNASEDSVEDLAAQTDTWWRKHGFEPTH
- a CDS encoding LacI family DNA-binding transcriptional regulator, whose translation is MMTSKNDKNTRTTGRPTLNEVARLAGVSPITASRALRGISTVAAELVEKVQRAAAELSYVVNPAARALASAQSHSVVVLVPSLSNLLFIETLEAIHQVLRPKGFEVLIGNSHYSRDEEENLLRNYMAYQPRGLLLTGFDRTESARRMVEVSNVPCVYMMDLDPNAGVNCVGFSQLAAGETAAAHLLSRGRKRLAYIGAQLDQRTLLRGEGFRRALQQAGLYDPALELLTPRPSSVGLGGELFLQLLAAHPDVDAIFFGNDDLAQGALLEAMRHGISVPERVAVLGFNDLPASSFMVPRLSSISTPREAIGRRAAEHLLTIMAGNKIAKPVVDMGFELQVREST
- a CDS encoding glutathione S-transferase family protein; translated protein: MGHSLKILGRASSINVRKVLWTCQELGIDYVREDWGIGFKPTQSAEFLALNPNAQVPVLIDDHGVLWESNTICRYLVGLYQRTDLLPVEPAPRARVEQWIDWQAVELNRAWGDAFTALVRNNPDGLDATQIAAAVQRWNNVMGILEQQLTKTGAYVAGDEFTLADILIGLSVHRWQVTPMQRPPYPAIAAYYQRLAQHAGFRAFALDGHN